The window GACTACCATAGATATGGGACTCATTGTTGAACATACCATTATTTCTATCCCACATCTGCATGTGAGGATGACATAGTTGATCAACTGGATTATGCCAAAGAAATGGCCGACCATGACCATGAAACCTCTCAGCCATCTCATGCATGTGATAAGAAACCCCACCATGGGTCAAATCCATGGAGGGTCTAACACCAAATAAAGGCGAAGCTGAGAACTGGGAAATTGCTGGATGAAATCCAGCAGGAGGTGGCCCACGTTGTAAGGGAATAAAACCATTTGTAACTGGAGAAGGCCAATTCGGGGCACCTTTCCAAACATTTGCATGTCCTTTTCCATATCCGAGATCACCTATCCGCTTATAACGGTTATAAGATTTGTGATCACTACTCTGAACTTTATTATCATCTTGATATGAGCCCAAGACAGAAGGACTGTCAATTCCAAGCCTTGCAGGTGGCAGAGGGCGGAGGTGATTAGGTGAATAGTCAGAGTAACCACTTTGATTAATAGATGATGGGCCAATAGTTGACTCCCTAACACAAACATCAGTCTGAGATACGTCATCTAGGTTCAGCTTTTCTGAAGCCGACTCCCCTTTTTCTCCATTTTTTGAACTGCTAGTCCTTTGTCCTATTTCAATATCAAGGCGTTGCCTTGCAGTTCTGTCATATTTTGAGGGAGATCTTTCTTGAAACCGACGACCACTATTAGCTGAAGATCTTCCCTTTGATTGATTTGGTGATCTTGTAGTCCTATCATACTTTGAAACAGCAATTTCGACAAAAACTTCACCTGAATGGATGTCATCCTTTGTGGTTAACTTCCCTGAACGAGCACCAGATACTTTGTCACGAAGTCCTGATGAAGTCAAACTGTCTCCTTTACAATTTGTAATAGCACGGAGTCTCCCTTCCGGTGCTGACTCCCTATGTGCAGATTCTGCAAGCTTTGATATATCCCTGTAAACAAAGACAAAACaaacattagcaaaggaaccagagGCTTCCACTAAGGTTTATAAAAAGGCAAACTGCAATAGAAGTGTCAACACCAGAACCAGGCAGTCccataaagaaaatatttccttAAGCCTGAAAGGCTTGAGCAGAATAAGTCAATTCAGTCTCAACTAAAACCTGGCAGAAACTCGGCCTCATTTCTAATGGTAAATCATGCAAGGAGCACGCACACGCTGGATTTTGACTAAAAAGCCTATACCTGGTTCAGACTGGGTAGCGTTTAGGCCAAAGTCGAGGAACATTGACAACCCTAAGGCCGAATAGAACAGACCACAACATCAACCACCAGGAAAGTTGCAATAAGAAAAGCAATCACCAGGTCACCATTTATCACCCACCCAATTAAAGATTaatatgatgcaagcatagcacctCACACCTAGTACAAATCAGATGCTTACAGCAGTGAACCTTTATTGTTGTAGTAATCATAGTCCACCATGGAGTAGTAACTAGAAATTAAAAGGTAGTAGAAGATAGATTTACTATATTATAATAATTACAATGTTGAAGAAATGGGACCTTTGAGGACTCACCTGCATGGAACTCTACTAATATTCAGTTTGCTTGTCTAGCCCAGTATAAAGTAAAGCTAGGTGACTCTGAGTTAAAGAAAATGAAATCCGAAAGCACATTGCTGACAGGTATGTCAAACTAGAAGGCACCAAGCAATCTTCCATTACAAATAATACCATCCTTGATGGTGATGTTTCCATTATATTTAGATGGGGAAAAAAAGGATGAAACTTCAATTGTCTTGTCCAATAAAAAAAATGCAACACTACTACCCTTAGCTCTATATCAATGCAAGCAAAAGAACACAATACCCCAAGTCTCCTTTCAGGACCAGAGACAAACTTATAATGTTCCCAGTAAAAACTGCTCAAACATATTGTAAATCCACAAATTTTTAATTGCATGCTTCCACATGCCTGGCATATGACATAGATAGACTCCTAAGCATAACAAACTCTTATGCTGCATGCATGTTAGTGcaaccaatttttttttttaaataaactatctaaaaagaaaaattaaaaggcAGATAGCCAACTGTCCAACAGTCACCAAAACTAGAAGAAAACAAAAGTGGCAAAAATGAGATTAAAGTGATACCTACAACGATTTTAGAGCAAAAATATACCTGTTATAATCTTTACCAGCATATGTGCTGGACGAGGTGGAGCCTCTCAGTCGGTTATTTTTCGGGCTTGAATCAGCCTTATCTGCATGTTGAGACTCTGACCTAGATTTATCATTACGGGATCCAGTCCTGCCGGTGCTTGATACATTTTTCTCAACAAGTTCATGTCGCTCCTTTGCACCTCTTATTTTCACGTCACCACGATCGTCCCTTTCATCAGAATACCTTTTCCTTCCTCTGCTATCCTTAAGCTTGGTGTCAAGGTCATCAACATAAGAAGTTCCATCATGATCAGTATTATGAAGCTTATTTTTCTTATAATGAGTCTCCAGAGATTTAATATCATCTCTAAAATGGCATTTGTCAGATTTACCACTAGTATGATCTTTTGATGACCACTCATCTTGATATTTATCATCATTGTGTTTTTTATCCTTCTCGTTGTCAATCCTGTATTTACCTCTGTACTTAGCATCTTCATGCTTTTCATCTTTATAGCTTCTTTTTAGACTATAATCATCTCTATAAGACAGTCTCCTATCATCGAAATCTTTACTATCATCTAACAATTTATCTTTGTCTTCAGAGTCTTCCCTGGATTCCCTCCTCCTCATGTGTTTCTCAAGCCCCTTCTCTGTCTCAGCACTGTGCACAACATCCTGTGATTGCTTGTCTGTTGCCACATAGAAGAGAGACACAATAACACATCAGATCAGAAAAACATATTATAAACTAGGAAGCATCAGTAAGAAAACATGTAACACACAATAAAAAGATAAACATAGCATCATTTTGGACACAAATAGTAACATTAAAAAAATGAACGTGCATATAGTACATGATAAAATGGTAAACGACAGTAACATTTAGCACAAAACTAACACATAGACCTTCCATATCATGTAGCACCAAGCTTTAGGTCAGCAAAGCAATAATTTCATTTACACATGCTTTCTCAGAGTTTCATAGATCCTAAGAAAGACAATCACCTATAATTCACACAAGTGTAAGATGACAGCACCACTCTAATTAGTGTTACAGAATTAGTTTCAATAGACAAAAGTTTCTTCCAAAAAAAACTCCTTGAACTAAGCATTAGGACTTTGAAGTTTGAACCATGAATTATTGCtagtgaaagactgaaattgaaaaagaaaaaccTCAAAACCAGTATAGACTTGCATTGCTCTTCTACTTTACTACTACATGATCAAAAGATTCAAACTGCCAAAGAATTATATCCTTTATGACTGATCTAGAAAACCAATCTGAAAGTTGCTACTTTTATGAGCCTCTTAAGAGACTGAGGAGAACCTCCATCAGCATTACAAGCCAGTAACCAAAGTATTCTAGGAAACCTATTTGATTGACAATTAGCTAGAAAAATTTTGAGTCTCCCTGATCCACATATAGATATAGTCCATTAGTTTAGTTAACAGCCTTGACTGATTCTGTGACAGAATCAAGTATTATAATGAACATGATTTAAGCTAATTGCATAAAACTATGGGACAAACAAATTGATAAAAGTATACAGCAAATTTCCAAGATGAAACTATCATCATATTAaatgtataatcactagaatggtTGGTGATTCTTTTTCAGGATTAAGACAGCCAAACTATGTTCTACTTGGAATAACAATGTCTAAGCCTCATTTACAAACATGGAAGACTGAAACAAACAGAAATTACAATTTGGTTAAGGATAAAACACTGATTAATAATGATAAAGGAGCATTGGTCACATCATTTAAGCAAAAATCATTTCACCTCTATGCACAAATATTCACACATGCTCAAACCCACAACCAGCCCACATCTCCAACATTACAAATAGCCTCCTTATTGTGCCCCTAACCCAATTTAAAACTAATTTCTACTTTAGTTTATTTATTTCTGTCTCTCTATTCAAAAGGCAAAAGTTGAAAAAATCTTTCTCAAAACCAAAGTGAATGACAATTAAGTAGCCTCCACCACTCTAATAATTAGCATCCATTCAGCCAATCTTAGTAAAAATCTAAGATACCATTCTTGAACTAACGCTTCATCCTCTTATGCTAAACCACTACAATTAAACTCCCCAGATAATTTCATTCTAGCTCCCACATATCCACTTTATATAAGTTAGTATTTCAAGTCAATTCAATATCTTCAAAAGTTACCGAAGGCAACAAAAATTACAAGGAAGAATTCTTCTGACAGTCATGTCATCTCCCTATAACCAGGATTATGATGGCACACATTTGTTGAAAGTTTAAATTCTCATCCCTAAAGAACTCTCAGCAAACTAATCCATTTTTCTAGACTTCTTTTTGCTTTGCTCTAGTCCCTAGAGAAAGCAATCTTTTCCACATCCCTATAATATCCAGTTTTCTGATTACATTTAATCATCTCAGCAGCAATTGTTTTGTATG of the Musa acuminata AAA Group cultivar baxijiao chromosome BXJ3-2, Cavendish_Baxijiao_AAA, whole genome shotgun sequence genome contains:
- the LOC103973428 gene encoding uncharacterized protein LOC103973428, which translates into the protein MPRGSRHRSHRSHKHSRDRSDSEEFESPRERRTRDEESTAISGARVSRDLEPEKRRLSNENAGKEVMSSSNGDTSGEKKRKAREDEVVVVADRWNGGQEDDHKRWKGEEFGHVLENSSRSKAPDSKASSSRRHEVSDVRGEDRGGKNDSVKEKSEKTSSRRENSYYKDGSERGSNKEGETHDSRLDKSDDLRTRKHCTRVGAGTEEIATKNYTKINDKQSQDVVHSAETEKGLEKHMRRRESREDSEDKDKLLDDSKDFDDRRLSYRDDYSLKRSYKDEKHEDAKYRGKYRIDNEKDKKHNDDKYQDEWSSKDHTSGKSDKCHFRDDIKSLETHYKKNKLHNTDHDGTSYVDDLDTKLKDSRGRKRYSDERDDRGDVKIRGAKERHELVEKNVSSTGRTGSRNDKSRSESQHADKADSSPKNNRLRGSTSSSTYAGKDYNRDISKLAESAHRESAPEGRLRAITNCKGDSLTSSGLRDKVSGARSGKLTTKDDIHSGEVFVEIAVSKYDRTTRSPNQSKGRSSANSGRRFQERSPSKYDRTARQRLDIEIGQRTSSSKNGEKGESASEKLNLDDVSQTDVCVRESTIGPSSINQSGYSDYSPNHLRPLPPARLGIDSPSVLGSYQDDNKVQSSDHKSYNRYKRIGDLGYGKGHANVWKGAPNWPSPVTNGFIPLQRGPPPAGFHPAISQFSASPLFGVRPSMDLTHGGVSYHMHEMAERFHGHGRPFLWHNPVDQLCHPHMQMWDRNNGMFNNESHIYGSQELDENSQLIDGRGWETGSVMWKGQNGNNTDIHVFKKERESSIHSLTDELTQLKHLPFQSIEPKLSTDLLPAKSDVELPRKAVTKKAFEPSNMPSDKITKNGANYLSRIDISPNLVGLELYKKCTSLLGTLNVSDTCSLGTHGCFQTNKDGSIVKMRSTSSVLNSFLPTTKDIVFKRAMSLYEKQKGRVNGKHAVPAPIIYSEEKKEVSPETSGNEKVQQGGADRGSMERAPLCDFDSTNNMKAGGNTVVEDTDCPGIAVDHNSDFISCGDHHHGSEASEASMGEYKGSVSGIPSISVENTH